DNA from Neosynechococcus sphagnicola sy1:
GAATTCAATATAGGTAATTACCTTTTACTTGTCGTCCACTCTGAGTTGACACTTTTGTTCATTAAAACGATCAATGAATCAGCCCATCTCACAAAGGAAGGCTAGCTCCAACTCAAGTTGGCATCCAAACTCAAACTAAAGGACAACTTGCCTACAAACTGACAATCCCGCGTTTAACGGAAACAATCACAGCTTGAGTGCGATCGTTCACTCCCAGTTTGCTTAAAATTCGATTCACATGAGATTTGACGGTACTTTCACCGATACTCAAAGTAGCGCCAATTTCCTGGTTGCTCATCCCTTGTGCCATTGAACGAAGGACTTCTAGCTCTCGTTCACTCAGTTCTGGATTGCTCATTCGCTGCACCAGTTTCGCGCCCACGTCTGGCGGCACATACTTTTGACCGCTGTGAATCGTCCGAATTGCATTCAGCAGCTCATTCGGTTTCGCATCTTTGAGCAGATAGCCTTGAGCACCAGCCTGCAAACCACGATAGATATCTTCATCGCTATCGTAGGTGGTTAGCACCATGATCTGAGCCTGTTTAAATTCAGCACAAATCGCCGCAATGGCTTCAACACCTCCAACTTGAGGCATTCGTAAATCCATTAGCGTCACATCGGGTTGATATTCACGGAAGAGTGCGATCGCCTGCTGCCCATCTTCCGCTTGAGCAATCACCGTCATTTCTGGATCGCGGTCAATGATCGTTGCTAATCCTTGTCTGACAATGGAATGATCATCAGCGATCAGAACCCGAATCGGAGTGAATGGACTCATCATGCTTCTCTCTTTCGATTGACAACGACAACAATTTCTGTTCCTTCCCCTGGTTGGCTCTCAATGGTCAGTTGTGCCCCAATAGTGTCTGCCCGCTCGCTCATGCCCAGCAACCCAAATCCACCCACAGAAGGGATGCTACCCACGCCAAAGCCTCGTCCATCATCTTGAACGCGCAAGAGACATTGGGTGTTTTCATACACCAACTCAACCCGAATTTCGTCTGCATCCGCGTATCTGATAGCATTGGTCAAGGCTTCCTGCCCCATCCGCAGTAAGTTATTCTCAACATCAGGGGGCAGAGAGTAGGCTGTGCCTTTAGTTTCGTAGCTTAGAGCCGTATCCGTTGCGGCTCTCATTTGAGTCACAAGTTGATGTAATGCACTTGGTAAATCGCCCTGCTCCAAAAAATGGGGACGAAGTGCTGCAACGGAACGGCGAGCTTCAGCCAGTCCTATTCGCGCCAGTTCATCAATCATCTCCAGATGGGCCTGGGTTGCTTCTAAATCATCGGCTAACACCTGACTTGCCCCACCGACCTGAACCAGAATACCGGTAAAGGCTTGCGCCAGTGTGTCGTGAATCTCCCGTGCCATGCGGTTGCGTTCCTCTAAAATTGAGGTTGCTTCAGCCCGTTTGCGATCGCTGATATCTAAGTTGAGAGCATAGAATCCAATCACTTGAGCATTCACATCAACGTTGGGAATTAAGGTTGTATCGAGATATTTGTTGCCTGAAGGTAAAGGGATTTCTTCTTCAAAGGTTGTTGTTTGTCCTGCCAGCACTTGGTTAATATAGGGTTCAACCATTGAATATATCCTATCGCCTATGAACTCACGAATAGACTTGCCCAAAATATCGTCCTGGCTACAGCAACACCAAACCCTATAGGTGTAATTGACAAAGCGATAATGCTGGTTAGCATCAACATATGCAATACCAACAGGTAAAACATCTGTAATCAGCCGTAATTCCCGTTCTCGCTTACGCAATTCGGCTTCACTTTTCTGTAATGCTGCTGTTCGTTCTGCAACCTGTTGCTCTAAGGTACGGTTATAATCGGCTAACAGTTTCTCGGCTTGTTTGCGTTCGGTAATATCTTGAAAGGCGACGATCGCATAAACTACATTGCCCTGTTCGTCAAACACGGGTGTTCCCCATACCTCAATTGGGATGGTTGAATTATCTTGGCGAATATCTATATCGTCAATCGTGGTGCGTTCTCCGCTTAATGCCCGGATAACTGGCAGTCTCTCAGTCGGATAAATTTGATCCGTTCCCATCACATAAAACTGATAAACCTCTGAGATTTGTTCCGGCGATATAGCAGGATCAATCCCTTTACCCATGAGTTGAATGCCCCGTTGGTTGGCGTAATAAGGGCGACCCCCTGCATCGACAATACCTATGCCCACCGGAATGGCTTCTAGAAATTGAGTCATCTTGCTTTCGCTAGCGCGTAGCTTTGAGTAGAGCTTGGCATTTTCGATCGCGATCGCGGCCTGAGTGGAGAGTAGATTTAGAACTTGCGTGCGCGTAGCGTCTCCTTCGGAGAATCTTTCGGGTGTAAAGGCTCCAACCGCTAATTGATTTTCTAGATACAAAACGCCGACCAGCTTGCTCTGATTCAGCAGCGGCAAACAGAGAAGTGATTGAGTTTGATGATTCTGAATATAGGGATCATGGATGAAATGACCTTCACGAGTGGCATCGTTGAGGATGACCGATTCATGAGTTCGGATCACGTATTGAATGATTGACTCAGGTAAGCGATTCGTCATTGGAGTCGATTGCAGTACTTGAGTCGTGCAGCCACTTTCACCGCTAACCAGTTCACAAGCAGCATTGATTCTCCATTCGCCTGCATCCTCTAAAAGCAAATATCCGGTTTGCGCCCCAGCATTCTCGATGAGGATCTGCATTAACGAACTGAGCAACTGCTTTAGTTCAATCTCACTGGAAATGGCTTGAGCTGCTTTCATCACGGTTGCTAAATCAAAATCTACCTGCGAGGTATTAGAGGTGGTTCCAGCAGTGGTATGGATTGAAGAAGCGTTCACACCCGACGACTGAGAAAAGAACTGGGGATAGCGCGCTTCTAAATCTTTGACTTTTGCCCTTGCGCCCCATCGTTCATAGCAGTAATGAGTTTCTTTCATATAGAGCTGGGCAAACTTTTCTCTACCACGAGCTAAGTAATGCTTGGCAGCTAATTCATAGGCTAATGCTTCTTCTTGGATGTATCCGTTTTCTCTAGCCCCTTGAATCGCTTGTTCGTAGAACTCCTCCGCCTCAAGCAACTGACCCAAAACTCGCGCTTTCTCTGCCTCAACGAGATGATATTTATGCAAATAATTCATGGGTGCATAATATGCCCAGCGTTTCATTTCCGCTTGCCTTTCCGTAACTTTTTTAAAGATTTCTGCTTTTACTTCAGTGCTGCTTTCAGGATATATAGCCAACCTTGCTAACGCATCATAGAAATAGTATAAAGGACCAAGTGGTGTGCCCATAATTGGGATGAAATAAGGTTCTGCTACATCTGAGTTTTCAATAGCCTGAGCGTACTCAGAAAAGAGATAGCACAGATAAAGTTTATTAAAAGAGGCATTAAAGATTGCTGTTCCATCATTGGCTACTTTGTGTATTGATAATCCGTCCGCTTCATTGTAAAATCGACCAATTAAATGGGTTGGATTAACTGAATCTCCTATCAAAT
Protein-coding regions in this window:
- a CDS encoding response regulator transcription factor, translated to MMSPFTPIRVLIADDHSIVRQGLATIIDRDPEMTVIAQAEDGQQAIALFREYQPDVTLMDLRMPQVGGVEAIAAICAEFKQAQIMVLTTYDSDEDIYRGLQAGAQGYLLKDAKPNELLNAIRTIHSGQKYVPPDVGAKLVQRMSNPELSERELEVLRSMAQGMSNQEIGATLSIGESTVKSHVNRILSKLGVNDRTQAVIVSVKRGIVSL
- a CDS encoding PAS domain-containing protein, with protein sequence MAYEHVLHWKEHLKESLEPLLETYQIGLENGDLEFAAYCAHCYCFQLYVVGKELAEVAYAMTTYTEAISRIKQKTALTWNQTFQQAIANLIGDSVNPTHLIGRFYNEADGLSIHKVANDGTAIFNASFNKLYLCYLFSEYAQAIENSDVAEPYFIPIMGTPLGPLYYFYDALARLAIYPESSTEVKAEIFKKVTERQAEMKRWAYYAPMNYLHKYHLVEAEKARVLGQLLEAEEFYEQAIQGARENGYIQEEALAYELAAKHYLARGREKFAQLYMKETHYCYERWGARAKVKDLEARYPQFFSQSSGVNASSIHTTAGTTSNTSQVDFDLATVMKAAQAISSEIELKQLLSSLMQILIENAGAQTGYLLLEDAGEWRINAACELVSGESGCTTQVLQSTPMTNRLPESIIQYVIRTHESVILNDATREGHFIHDPYIQNHQTQSLLCLPLLNQSKLVGVLYLENQLAVGAFTPERFSEGDATRTQVLNLLSTQAAIAIENAKLYSKLRASESKMTQFLEAIPVGIGIVDAGGRPYYANQRGIQLMGKGIDPAISPEQISEVYQFYVMGTDQIYPTERLPVIRALSGERTTIDDIDIRQDNSTIPIEVWGTPVFDEQGNVVYAIVAFQDITERKQAEKLLADYNRTLEQQVAERTAALQKSEAELRKRERELRLITDVLPVGIAYVDANQHYRFVNYTYRVWCCCSQDDILGKSIREFIGDRIYSMVEPYINQVLAGQTTTFEEEIPLPSGNKYLDTTLIPNVDVNAQVIGFYALNLDISDRKRAEATSILEERNRMAREIHDTLAQAFTGILVQVGGASQVLADDLEATQAHLEMIDELARIGLAEARRSVAALRPHFLEQGDLPSALHQLVTQMRAATDTALSYETKGTAYSLPPDVENNLLRMGQEALTNAIRYADADEIRVELVYENTQCLLRVQDDGRGFGVGSIPSVGGFGLLGMSERADTIGAQLTIESQPGEGTEIVVVVNRKREA